The Thermomicrobiales bacterium genome contains the following window.
GTGCTACCGCTCGATCGGCAGGCCGGCCCGCGCCCAGGCGACGATCCCGCCGTCGAGGTTTACCACGTCCTGGAAGCCGGAGTTCTGGAGCGTCATCGTCGCCCAGGTGCTCCGATTGCCAGTGCGGCAGACTGCCACGACACGCGTCTGCGCATCCAGCTCTCCGACACGCTGGCCGAGCTGGCCCAGCGGGATGTGGATCGAGCCGGGGATGCGTCCGCCGTGCCACTCGTCCAGCTCGCGGACATCGACGATCTGGAGGGATGTGCCCTCGTGGATCTCCCGGGCGAGCTCGGAAGCCGTCGTCTCGGCGACGAGCGGTCCGCGGTTGAGCAGCCGTCCTAGCATCGGTGTTGTTCCTCACGTGTCATCGTCGACTCGTCATTATCGTTCGGTTCGGCGTTGCGCGCGTCCGACGGACGCACAGGTATCGGCGCCATTCAGGTGGGCACCCCGGCTTTCGGCAGGATGACTGCCTGGAGCAGTATCCAGCCACCGAGGACGCCCAGGAGTATCAGGATCTCGGTCACGACGGCTCCTCAATCGACCAGTGTGCGAGACACACCACTGGCCAGGCGGATAATGGGAGAAACCCCGGCGTGGGATAGTAACTCGTCCGCCGGGGTCTCCCGTTGTCGACGCTACTTCCGGAGATGCTCCAGCGCGCGCTCCAGCGTCTCACGCGCCTCGGCGGCGACTGCTGCGATGCTATCGCTGCCGACCAGGCCCATCGCTGCGCTCGGGTCCATCACCGAGACCTTCGAGCGGCCGTTGCCGTCGTCGTGGACGATGACGTTGCACGGCAGCAGCAGGCCGATCTCGTGCTCCGCCTGCAGCGCGCGGTGGGCGAGCTTCGGGTTGCACGCGCCGAGGATGATGTATGGCTCGAAGTCGGCGTCGATTTTCTCCTTGAGAGTCTTGCGGACGTCGATCTCGGTCAGGATGCCGAAGCCTTCCTCCTTGAGCGCCGCCTTCGTCGCCTCGATCGCCTCCTCGTAGGGCAGGTCGACGGTGATGCCGAAGCCGTAGGTCGTCTGGCTCATCTGGGTCGTGCTCATGCGAGAACCTCTTCTTCCTTCGCTATGCCGGCCGCGCTCGCGGCCGAATCGGTTGTTGTCGGCAGGCCCGCGGCCCGCCAGCCGTCCATCCCGCCGGGGACGTTGATCACATCCTGCCAGCCTTGTTGTAGCAGCACGCTGGCTGCCACACTTGAACGGTATCCGCTGCCGCAGATGATCGCCACTGGTCCCGCTGCCGGGATATCGACATCGCCGGTGACGATCTGGCCGGCGAAGCGGTGCAGCGCGCCATCGATGTGCCCCTCCTGCCATTCGGCCAGGCTGCGGGCGTCGATGACGATCGCCTCGTGCTTGCGCAGCAGCTCCTCCAGCTGGAGGGTCGAGATCTGCGCTAGCGTCGCGATATCGCGGCCGCTCGTCTCCCAGCTCGTCATCCCACCGGCCAGGTAGCCAGCGACGCGGTCGATGCCGATGCGCGCGAGCTCGGTGCGAACTTCCGCGAACTGCTCGTCGTGTTCGAGAACCAGGACGACGTCGCGGTCGTACGGCGCGTACCAGCCGGCCCAGTTGACGAGGTCGGTCCCGAGGCCAGCGAAGAGCGCGCCGGGAATATGCGCGCCACCGAACGCCTCGGCCGGCCGGGTATCGATCGCCAGCGCGCCGCCCGCGATGAGCCCGGCGACCTCGTCGGCAGCGAGTGCTCGGCTGGCCGGCACGCCAGCCAGCGGCGTCGCGCCAACCTTGTTGACTCGCTTCATCGTCGGGTAATACGCCGGAGCGGGCGGCATGTTGGCCATGATCGCCTCGCGGAACTCGGCGAGATTGCGGGGCCGGAAGGCGTAGTTGAACCGCTTCTCCTGGCCTATTGTTGTGCTATCGGCATCGCCGATCGTGCGGCCGCAGGACGAGCCGGCGCCGTGGCCGGGATAGACGATGATGGCGTCGTCCAGCGGCATGAGACGCTCGAAGACGGACGTGTGGAGCTGCGCGAGCAGATCGTCGGTGTGTTCGGCGCCGAGCAGGTCGGGCCGGCCGATCTCGCCGACGAAGAGCATGTCGCCGCTGAACAGGTAGCCGGGAGCGTCGCTGGCCGGATCGGTCAGCAGGAAGGCCATGTGCTCTGGTGTGTGGCCGGGAGTCCAGAGCGCGGTGATCCGCAGGTTGCCCAAGGCGATGACGTCGCCGTCGTCGAGTGGTTGGTGGGGGAACTCCGACTCGCCGATCCGGCTGGCGTAGACGGTCGCGCCGGTGGCGCGGGCCAGCTCCGGCGCGCCGGAGACGAAGTCGGCGTGGACGTGGGTCTCGTAGATCTGGGTGATCGTCAGCCCGGCAGCGGACGCGCGATCGATGTACTCCTGGACGTCGCGGCGCGGGTCGATCAGCGCTGCGACTCCGGCATCCTCGTCGCCGATGATGTAGGCGACCTGCGCGAGGCCGGGTGTGTAGATCCGTTCGAGCTTCAACGAAACCTCCGTGGTTACTACTAGCGGCTGTTCTTGACGACGAGGTCGACCATCTTGCGCGCGGCGATCTCGGGCGATGCGAAGCGGTCGGGGTGGGACATGCAGAAGATGGTCCAGGCCTCGAGCATCTCGCCGGAGAGCGCGTGTGTCGCGGCCTTCAGCGCCGCGATCTGGGTCATCACCTGCTCGCAGTCGCGCCCATCATCGATCATCTTCTGGATCCCGCGCGCCTGCCCCTCGATCCGCTTGAGGCGGTCGATGAGTTCCTGGCGTGTATCGGAGTTCATCTCGGTCATCGTCGGCATCGGGTTGTCACCTGTCGTCATGACTTACGGTACCCCCCTAGGGTACATGAAACGACGACAATGTCAAGAGCGTGTGCTGGAACACGATGGATTCCTGCGTTGGTCGGGACGACATTCTACCCATGAACCGTATAGATATGAACAAGCTCACTCCCAGCACGCACGGGGACAAAGGGTTCGAGTGAGCTCATCGGCCTCTACCGATACGCCCCGCTGAACGCAGCCCAGGTCACCGCCGAGACTTCGGCGCCGTGGTAATAGGCGTCGAGCCAGTTGCCGCCCCAGGAGCCGAGGTAGCTGATGGCGTAGGCGTACTCGCGGCCGCCGCGGTTGAAGACGACGATGCCGGCGTCGTTCCAGGTGTCGTATGGCGCGTAGACGAGGCCAATCTTGTGGTACAGCACGGTGTCATCCGGCAGGGGGCCGCCGAGTGAGTACTGCTGGCCGGGGATTGCCAGCGTCATGCTCCAGAGGACGTAGTCACGCCCCCAGTCGCTGAGTCCGCTGCGGCCTTCCCAGATCGCCTCCAGCCCGCGGTTCATGTCGTCGGCGGTCAGGTAGTTGTCGCCATCGCCGTAGCCGTAGTCGCCCCAGTAGTCGGGCGGGTGGCGCAGGATCGAGTCGCGCATGCCGACGCGCTGCATGATCTGGTTGATGCGGTGGATGCCGGCGTTGATATCCCCGCCGCCGGCGATGCGGATCAGCTCGCGCGCCGGCCCGGTGTTGCTCGGGCCCATCGCCGACTGGACGAGATCCTCTACGTCGGCGGTGGTGTACTTGCCGGCCGAGATGTCCTCGGCGATCGCAACCATGATGAACACCTTGATGGTGCAGGCGGCTGGTTGCTGCCGATCGCCGCCGACCGAGATCGTCCGGCCCGTCTGCAGGTCAGTGACGCTGACGGCGTTCTGGCCGGCCCAGCCGTTCACCATCCCGTGCAGCTCTGCTTCCAGATCGTCCATGAACGGGGAATCCGGCACGGCCGGCAGCTCGATCTGCGGCGCGCCGGCCGGCGGGGCAGCGCCGTAGCGCCATTGGTAGTAGTGGCTGCCGACGTTGCCCGCCTCGACTCGCCAGCCGGGCGCGTTGTCCGGCGTCCAGGTCAGCACCCGGCGCTCGAAGACCTGCACCAGGACGACCTTCGGCGTGTTGCCGACGCGAACATCGGCCCAGTACGCCTCGCTGATCGGGTAGCCGGTGGCGTAGTACGGGTTCGGGAAGAGCGCCGCGTCGCGGTAGCGGCCGTCCTCGTAGACCAGCCCGCCAGAGCGCATGAACTCCCAGAAGACGCTGGCGACCTGGTGGTCGATGCCGGGCACGGTCAGCCGCTCGGCCGCGGTGACGCCGTGGCTGGCTAATGCCGGGTCGTTGTGGACGACGCCGGCGCGGTCGATCCGCTGGGTGATCGCGGCGCCGCCGGCCAGTGGCGGGTCGGCGAGGTGGCTGAGGAAGCTGGCGTAGGTCGGGCCGGTGGTGTCGTCAGGGTCGCCAGCGACGTTGACCTGCGCGGGCTTGCGTGGCTCGAACGTGCTTGCGCCGGTCTGGAGATGGCCGGTGACGAGCTCCTTCGCCAGCAGTCCGTTGGTGATGTACCAGATCGAGGATGGGTCGGCGGCGGGGTCGGTCGCGATCTCCATCCGGCTTTTCTCGAAGTAGCGAACGGTGCGCGTGCCGCCCGGGGCGTTGGTCGCTGTCTCGTTCATCTCGTCGGTGAGTGCCGGACCCCACATCCAGGTCCTGCCCGCCTTGCCAGCGGCCACCGGCGCATCGGTGTGCTGCCATGTGCGCATGATGGCGTCGTTGCCGGCCAGCGCCGTCCCTGGCGCGATGAGCAGTCCGCCAAATGCTAGCCAGACCGCCAG
Protein-coding sequences here:
- a CDS encoding rhodanese-like domain-containing protein, whose amino-acid sequence is MLGRLLNRGPLVAETTASELAREIHEGTSLQIVDVRELDEWHGGRIPGSIHIPLGQLGQRVGELDAQTRVVAVCRTGNRSTWATMTLQNSGFQDVVNLDGGIVAWARAGLPIER
- a CDS encoding DUF302 domain-containing protein; amino-acid sequence: MSTTQMSQTTYGFGITVDLPYEEAIEATKAALKEEGFGILTEIDVRKTLKEKIDADFEPYIILGACNPKLAHRALQAEHEIGLLLPCNVIVHDDGNGRSKVSVMDPSAAMGLVGSDSIAAVAAEARETLERALEHLRK
- a CDS encoding rhodanese-like domain-containing protein, whose amino-acid sequence is MKLERIYTPGLAQVAYIIGDEDAGVAALIDPRRDVQEYIDRASAAGLTITQIYETHVHADFVSGAPELARATGATVYASRIGESEFPHQPLDDGDVIALGNLRITALWTPGHTPEHMAFLLTDPASDAPGYLFSGDMLFVGEIGRPDLLGAEHTDDLLAQLHTSVFERLMPLDDAIIVYPGHGAGSSCGRTIGDADSTTIGQEKRFNYAFRPRNLAEFREAIMANMPPAPAYYPTMKRVNKVGATPLAGVPASRALAADEVAGLIAGGALAIDTRPAEAFGGAHIPGALFAGLGTDLVNWAGWYAPYDRDVVLVLEHDEQFAEVRTELARIGIDRVAGYLAGGMTSWETSGRDIATLAQISTLQLEELLRKHEAIVIDARSLAEWQEGHIDGALHRFAGQIVTGDVDIPAAGPVAIICGSGYRSSVAASVLLQQGWQDVINVPGGMDGWRAAGLPTTTDSAASAAGIAKEEEVLA
- a CDS encoding metal-sensitive transcriptional regulator — its product is MTTGDNPMPTMTEMNSDTRQELIDRLKRIEGQARGIQKMIDDGRDCEQVMTQIAALKAATHALSGEMLEAWTIFCMSHPDRFASPEIAARKMVDLVVKNSR
- a CDS encoding serine hydrolase, with product MGGRGRWSLAVLLAVWLAFGGLLIAPGTALAGNDAIMRTWQHTDAPVAAGKAGRTWMWGPALTDEMNETATNAPGGTRTVRYFEKSRMEIATDPAADPSSIWYITNGLLAKELVTGHLQTGASTFEPRKPAQVNVAGDPDDTTGPTYASFLSHLADPPLAGGAAITQRIDRAGVVHNDPALASHGVTAAERLTVPGIDHQVASVFWEFMRSGGLVYEDGRYRDAALFPNPYYATGYPISEAYWADVRVGNTPKVVLVQVFERRVLTWTPDNAPGWRVEAGNVGSHYYQWRYGAAPPAGAPQIELPAVPDSPFMDDLEAELHGMVNGWAGQNAVSVTDLQTGRTISVGGDRQQPAACTIKVFIMVAIAEDISAGKYTTADVEDLVQSAMGPSNTGPARELIRIAGGGDINAGIHRINQIMQRVGMRDSILRHPPDYWGDYGYGDGDNYLTADDMNRGLEAIWEGRSGLSDWGRDYVLWSMTLAIPGQQYSLGGPLPDDTVLYHKIGLVYAPYDTWNDAGIVVFNRGGREYAYAISYLGSWGGNWLDAYYHGAEVSAVTWAAFSGAYR